From the Pediococcus acidilactici genome, the window AATTCTTCGGTAGTGATCGTTTGACTACTGTATAAGGATTTATCAAAGTTGCCCTCTAAAATGCCGATGTCTAGCTTGCCTGCGTCAATTTGGGACAAAATGGCGCGGGTGTTGGCAACCGTGCATTGGATATGGGTGTAGCGATCGTGCCACTTTTGCAATAATTGGGGCGCCATAAAAATGCCGACCGAATGAGTCACACCCACTCGCAAATTGGTGGCCTTAGCAGGGTGACGTAACCGTTGTACAAGTTGGTCTTCTTGGTGTTGGGTGGTCTCAATGAACCGGGCTAGCGCTTGTCCGGCAGGGGTGATGCTTAAGTGGGGATGTCGATACTTCACTAATTTTAGTTGGAGTTCGTTTTCTAAACTCTTAACCTGTTGGGAAACTGCAGGCTGGGTAATAAATAATTCCTTAGCGGTTTTCGTGTAGGATTTATTTTTCGACAATAAAGCGAACGTGGCGTAGCGGTTATCAATCATGGAAATTCTCCCTATAAGTAATATCTATAGACTGATTATATATTATAATTATATTTTATTCACTAACTTTGATAGGATAATTAATGTGCTAGAAAACGAGTAACCCTAAAAGTATTCGCTAGGGTTTACAAAATAATTAAAGAGAAAAGGAGAATTGTTATGGCAAAGTTGGTGAAGGAAAAAAGCTTTTGGACAGCCATCGGGGTAACGTTACTTTGCGCGTTGGCCGGTAGCTTACTGGCCCAATTACCATATTTTAGTTTAATTGGTGCCTTAGTAATTTCATTAGTTTTAGGAATGTTGGTACAGTTTAGCCCGCGGGTTGTGGAAAAATCTCAGAAGGGAACCGGATTTATTTCTAATAAATTTTTACGTTTGGGGATCATCCTTCTAGGATTTAAGTTGAATTTGATTGATTTGGCGCATGCGGGAGTAAAAACCATCTTGTTAGCTGTTTTGGTGGTTACGCTGACAATTTTAGTGGTTTACAATTTAGCGCGGAAATTTAATGTGGAATCTAATTTAGCAATGCTCGTGGCAAGTGGGACCGGAATTTGTGGGGCGGCCGCAGTAATGGGGATTTCGCCTCAAATCCAGGTGCCAGCTGATCAAGAAGAACAAAAGCGCGAAGACGAAGTTATGGCAATCGCCGTAGTAGCAATTTTAGGAACGGTCTTTACTTTTATTGAGATTGGATTAAAGTCATGGTTACATTTGACACCGACCCAATTTGGGGTGGTTGCTGGTGGATCACTTCATGAAATTGCGCACGCGGTGGCCACTGGTGGCGCAGGCGGACCGGTCAGTTTGGATACGGCCATTATTACTAAACTTTCGCGGGTGCTCTTGTTGGCTCCGGTAGCCTTGATTATTGGTTTCTGGCACCGACGGAACAATGAAGTTAACGTTGCTAGCCAAACGAAGGGCAAGCTCCCCATTCCTTGGTTCATGGGCGGATTCATTCTCGCTAGTGTTGTCGGAACTTTCTTACCACTAGGCGCAGGCGTTTTGGCAGGCTTAGTTAAGCTGGCTTACATTTTCTTGGGGATGGCAATGGCGGCCTTAGGGATGTCGGTAAACTTCCGGGTAATCTTAAAACGCGGTAAGGGACCGTTTGCGGCAGCAACAATCGGTTCGGTATTGTTATTAATTTTCGTAATTATGGCAAGCAAGTGGTTCTTCTAGAAT encodes:
- a CDS encoding LysR family transcriptional regulator, translating into MIDNRYATFALLSKNKSYTKTAKELFITQPAVSQQVKSLENELQLKLVKYRHPHLSITPAGQALARFIETTQHQEDQLVQRLRHPAKATNLRVGVTHSVGIFMAPQLLQKWHDRYTHIQCTVANTRAILSQIDAGKLDIGILEGNFDKSLYSSQTITTEEFVAVTRASSPLAQRSSLTLADLLDEPLLLRETGSGTRKVFEDWASAFNVKKDDFAQVIEFGSSGGIVNLLQSLGVSFMYRSLVKPQLEDQSLVTLPVKGLDIRRPIAMVYAKNSFFENEYQQLR
- a CDS encoding putative sulfate exporter family transporter, encoding MAKLVKEKSFWTAIGVTLLCALAGSLLAQLPYFSLIGALVISLVLGMLVQFSPRVVEKSQKGTGFISNKFLRLGIILLGFKLNLIDLAHAGVKTILLAVLVVTLTILVVYNLARKFNVESNLAMLVASGTGICGAAAVMGISPQIQVPADQEEQKREDEVMAIAVVAILGTVFTFIEIGLKSWLHLTPTQFGVVAGGSLHEIAHAVATGGAGGPVSLDTAIITKLSRVLLLAPVALIIGFWHRRNNEVNVASQTKGKLPIPWFMGGFILASVVGTFLPLGAGVLAGLVKLAYIFLGMAMAALGMSVNFRVILKRGKGPFAAATIGSVLLLIFVIMASKWFF